One genomic segment of Hydrocarboniclastica marina includes these proteins:
- a CDS encoding 4a-hydroxytetrahydrobiopterin dehydratase — protein sequence MSGLDSVQCEPCSKDSSPMQDAEIRQKLEQVPLWHLEERNGEKQIERQYKFGNFAQALAFTRETGELAEQQGHHPALLTEWGKVTVTWWTHKIGGLHQNDFIMAAKTDALYADQ from the coding sequence ATGAGTGGTCTTGATAGCGTTCAATGCGAGCCGTGCAGCAAAGACTCGTCCCCGATGCAAGACGCCGAGATTCGACAGAAGCTTGAACAGGTACCCCTCTGGCATCTGGAGGAGCGAAATGGCGAGAAGCAGATTGAGCGCCAGTACAAGTTCGGGAACTTTGCCCAGGCCCTGGCTTTTACGCGGGAGACCGGTGAGCTGGCCGAGCAGCAGGGCCACCACCCTGCGCTGTTGACCGAATGGGGTAAAGTTACGGTGACTTGGTGGACGCACAAGATCGGCGGGCTGCACCAGAATGATTTTATTATGGCCGCCAAGACTGATGCACTCTACGCCGATCAGTAA
- the gyrA gene encoding DNA gyrase subunit A: MGELAKEILPVNIEDELKQSYLDYAMSVIVGRALPDVRDGLKPVHRRVLFAMSELGNDWNKGYKKSARVVGDVIGKYHPHGDSAVYDTIVRMAQPFSLRYMLVDGQGNFGSIDGDSAAAMRYTEVRMAKISHSLLADLDKETVDFVPNYDGTEQIPEVMPTRVPNLLVNGSSGIAVGMATNIPPHNLGEVIDACLALIDDDNLTVDDLMEYIPGPDFPTAGIINGRAGIVEAYRTGRGRIYMRARYEFEHDKKTNRDAIIITELPYQLNKARLIEKIAELVKEKRIEGITELRDESNKEGIRVVIELRRNENPEVIINNLFAQTQLESVFGINMVALRDGRPQILNLKEVLDSFVRHRREVVTRRTIYELRKARERGHILEGLTVAISNIDPIIELIKASPSSAEAKERLIAKSWPPGNVTAMLERAGEDVCRPDDLPEYYGMRNGEYFLSPEQAQAILDLRLHRLTGLETEKLFTEYKAIVEKIAELLHILGDPDRLLEVIREELIAVKEEYNDKRRTEITSSRRDLTVADLIDEQDLVVTISHGGYAKTQPVEDYQAQRRGGRGKSATSMKDEDFIEKLLVANSHDTILCFTNKGKVYWLRVFEIPQASRSSRGRPMVNILPLDEGERITSFLAVRDYPEDHFVLMATAFGTIKKTPLVSFSRPRSNGLIALNLDEGDHLIGTAITDGTAEIMLFSTAGKAIRFHEDQVRAMGRTARGVRGIRLGKGQEVVSLIIPNPDGLVLTASLHGYGKRSKLDEFPRYGRGSQGVIGMQCSDRNGPLVTALQVFEGDEMMLITDKGTLVRTRTEEVSVLSRNTQGVRLIKLSQEDEKLVGVERIEEPEEEELEEGAVDTPVEAAEGEATIPADEADLDQSGSGDADEGGAADPDEEI; this comes from the coding sequence ATGGGTGAATTAGCCAAAGAGATCCTGCCAGTCAATATCGAGGACGAGCTGAAGCAGTCCTACCTCGACTATGCCATGAGCGTTATCGTCGGTCGGGCCCTGCCGGATGTCCGTGACGGGCTCAAGCCCGTGCACCGCCGGGTGCTCTTTGCCATGTCCGAACTCGGCAATGACTGGAACAAGGGTTACAAGAAGTCCGCCCGTGTGGTCGGTGACGTAATCGGTAAATACCACCCCCACGGCGACTCCGCGGTTTATGACACTATCGTTCGTATGGCGCAGCCGTTTTCGCTGCGCTACATGCTGGTAGACGGGCAGGGCAACTTCGGCTCGATCGACGGCGACAGCGCCGCGGCCATGCGGTATACCGAAGTTCGGATGGCAAAGATCTCCCATTCCCTGCTAGCGGATCTCGACAAGGAAACCGTCGACTTCGTGCCAAATTACGACGGCACCGAGCAGATCCCGGAAGTCATGCCCACCCGTGTCCCCAACTTGCTGGTAAACGGTTCTTCGGGCATCGCCGTGGGCATGGCAACCAACATTCCCCCGCACAACCTGGGTGAGGTCATTGACGCCTGCCTGGCATTGATTGACGACGACAACCTCACCGTCGACGATCTGATGGAATACATTCCCGGCCCGGATTTTCCGACCGCAGGCATTATCAATGGCCGTGCTGGCATCGTCGAAGCCTACCGGACTGGACGCGGCCGCATCTATATGCGCGCGCGTTACGAATTCGAACACGACAAGAAGACCAACCGTGATGCGATCATCATCACCGAGTTGCCGTATCAGCTGAACAAGGCGCGACTGATTGAGAAGATCGCAGAGCTGGTCAAGGAAAAGCGCATCGAAGGTATTACGGAGCTGCGGGACGAGTCGAACAAGGAAGGTATTCGCGTCGTCATTGAACTGCGTCGCAACGAGAACCCTGAAGTCATAATCAATAACCTCTTCGCCCAGACCCAGCTGGAGAGTGTATTCGGGATTAATATGGTTGCCCTGCGGGACGGCCGGCCACAGATCCTGAACCTGAAGGAAGTGCTCGACTCATTTGTTCGTCACCGCCGGGAAGTGGTCACGCGTCGGACTATTTACGAGCTGCGCAAGGCCCGTGAGCGCGGGCATATTCTGGAAGGCCTCACGGTCGCGATTTCGAACATCGACCCGATTATCGAGCTGATCAAGGCATCCCCAAGTTCTGCGGAGGCCAAAGAGCGGCTGATCGCCAAATCCTGGCCGCCAGGCAATGTTACCGCGATGCTGGAACGGGCAGGCGAAGATGTCTGCCGGCCGGACGACCTGCCGGAATACTACGGCATGCGCAACGGTGAGTATTTCCTTTCGCCAGAACAGGCCCAGGCCATCCTGGATCTGCGCCTGCACCGCCTGACCGGTCTCGAAACCGAAAAGCTATTCACCGAATATAAGGCCATTGTCGAGAAGATCGCCGAGCTACTGCATATCCTCGGCGACCCTGACCGCTTGCTGGAAGTGATCCGGGAAGAGCTGATCGCCGTAAAGGAAGAGTATAACGACAAGCGTCGTACCGAGATCACCAGCTCCCGGCGCGACCTGACGGTTGCCGACCTCATCGACGAACAGGATCTCGTAGTTACCATCTCCCATGGCGGCTACGCCAAGACCCAGCCGGTTGAGGATTATCAGGCCCAGCGCCGCGGCGGCCGCGGGAAGTCAGCTACGTCAATGAAAGACGAGGACTTCATCGAGAAGCTGCTGGTGGCCAATAGTCATGACACGATTCTGTGCTTCACCAACAAGGGTAAGGTTTACTGGCTCCGGGTGTTTGAGATCCCGCAGGCCAGCCGCAGCTCCCGTGGCCGGCCCATGGTCAACATTCTACCCCTGGACGAAGGCGAGCGGATTACCTCGTTCCTCGCGGTACGGGATTATCCGGAAGACCATTTTGTATTGATGGCGACAGCCTTCGGCACGATCAAGAAGACCCCCTTGGTCAGCTTCTCGCGACCGCGCAGTAATGGCCTGATCGCGCTTAACCTTGATGAAGGCGATCACCTGATCGGGACCGCCATTACCGATGGCACCGCTGAGATCATGCTGTTCTCCACCGCGGGCAAAGCCATCCGCTTCCACGAAGATCAGGTCCGGGCCATGGGCCGCACGGCTCGGGGCGTACGCGGTATTCGTCTGGGCAAAGGTCAGGAGGTTGTATCACTGATTATTCCCAATCCTGATGGCCTGGTGCTGACGGCCAGCTTGCATGGCTACGGCAAACGCTCGAAGCTGGATGAGTTCCCCCGCTACGGTCGCGGCAGCCAGGGTGTGATCGGCATGCAGTGCTCGGATCGTAATGGCCCGCTGGTGACTGCACTGCAGGTCTTCGAAGGCGACGAGATGATGCTCATTACCGATAAAGGCACTCTGGTTCGCACGCGCACAGAAGAAGTCTCGGTCCTGAGCCGCAACACCCAGGGGGTCCGTCTGATCAAGCTCAGTCAGGAAGACGAAAAGCTTGTCGGTGTGGAGCGGATCGAAGAGCCCGAAGAAGAGGAACTTGAGGAAGGCGCCGTAGATACCCCAGTCGAAGCAGCGGAAGGCGAAGCGACGATTCCCGCTGACGAAGCCGATCTTGACCAGTCCGGTAGCGGCGATGCGGACGAGGGCGGCGCGGCTGACCCGGACGAGGAGATTTGA
- the purU gene encoding formyltetrahydrofolate deformylase, which produces MEHTYRLVISCPDRVGIVAKVSSFLANYNGWIVEASHHADPSVGWFFMRYEIRGSSLPFGPDAFHIAFEPIAKEFEMNWNIRDSRDPKRVILMCSKESHCVADLLHRWHSKELNANMVAVISNHEDLRRMVEWHDIPYHHIPVSRENKEEAFSRVEELFTEYQADVIVLARYMQILPGSLCEQYSGRIINIHHSFLPSFAGAKPYHQAHQRGVKLIGATCHYVTQDLDEGPILEQDVIRVSHSDTTDDLVRLGKDVEKSVLAKGLRYHLEDRVIVHQNKTVVFG; this is translated from the coding sequence ATGGAACACACCTACCGACTGGTTATTTCCTGCCCGGACCGGGTCGGCATTGTCGCTAAGGTCAGTAGCTTCCTGGCCAATTACAACGGCTGGATTGTCGAGGCCAGCCACCACGCGGACCCTTCTGTCGGCTGGTTCTTCATGCGTTACGAGATTCGCGGCAGCTCGCTCCCATTCGGCCCCGATGCGTTTCACATTGCATTCGAGCCCATCGCAAAAGAATTCGAAATGAACTGGAACATCCGGGACTCGCGTGACCCCAAGCGGGTGATCCTGATGTGCAGCAAAGAGTCCCACTGTGTAGCGGACCTGCTTCACCGTTGGCACAGCAAGGAGCTGAACGCCAACATGGTCGCCGTAATCTCGAACCACGAAGACCTCCGGCGGATGGTCGAATGGCACGACATTCCGTACCACCACATTCCAGTCAGCCGTGAGAATAAAGAAGAAGCGTTCTCCCGTGTTGAAGAGCTCTTTACCGAGTACCAGGCCGACGTCATTGTGCTGGCCCGTTACATGCAAATTCTTCCCGGTAGCCTTTGCGAGCAGTACAGTGGCCGCATCATCAATATCCACCACAGTTTCCTGCCTTCGTTTGCCGGAGCGAAGCCATACCATCAGGCTCACCAGCGCGGTGTGAAGCTGATCGGCGCGACATGTCATTACGTCACCCAGGATCTCGATGAAGGCCCGATCCTCGAGCAGGACGTCATCCGTGTGAGCCATAGCGACACCACCGATGATCTGGTGCGGCTCGGCAAAGATGTAGAGAAAAGCGTGCTGGCCAAGGGGCTGCGCTACCACCTGGAAGACCGGGTTATCGTGCATCAGAACAAGACGGTTGTTTTCGGCTAG
- a CDS encoding fumarate hydratase, with amino-acid sequence MTTVIRQDDLIESVADALQFISYYHPVDFIKAVHQAYEREESAAAKDAMAQILINSRMCAQGHRPICQDTGIVTVFVQVGMDVSWDATMSLEDMINEGVRRAYGHPDNILRASVLADPDGKRQNTKDNTPAVIHYKIVPGNTVDIHVAAKGGGSEAKSKFAMLNPSDSVVDWVLDMVPKMGAGWCPPGMLGIGIGGTAEKAMELAKESLLEPIDIQDLQARGASNRAEELRLELFEKVNGLGIGAQGLGGLTTVLDVKVKDYPTHAANKPVAIIPNCAATRHAHFVLNGTGPALQTPPSLDDWPDITWEVGESVRRVNLDTVTQAEIQEWQPGETVLLSGKMLTGRDAAHKKMVDMLNNGEKLPVDLKGRFIYYVGPVDPIRDEVVGPAGPTTSTRMDKFTHQMLEETGLMGMIGKAERGPVAIEAIRKFGAVYLMAVGGSAYLVSKAIKSSRVVAFEEMGMEAIYEFEVKDMPVSVAVDSRGVSVHETGPKLWKQKIIEAASV; translated from the coding sequence ATGACGACGGTGATCCGACAGGATGATCTTATAGAGAGCGTGGCAGACGCTCTGCAGTTTATTTCCTATTACCATCCGGTGGATTTCATCAAGGCCGTACATCAGGCCTACGAACGGGAAGAGTCCGCAGCGGCAAAGGATGCCATGGCGCAGATCCTGATCAACTCCAGAATGTGCGCCCAGGGCCATCGGCCGATTTGCCAGGATACCGGCATTGTGACTGTTTTCGTGCAGGTCGGTATGGACGTCAGCTGGGACGCCACCATGAGCCTGGAAGACATGATCAACGAAGGCGTTCGCCGCGCTTATGGCCACCCCGACAACATCCTGCGGGCATCGGTGCTGGCTGACCCGGATGGCAAGCGCCAGAACACCAAGGACAACACGCCTGCTGTTATCCACTACAAGATTGTTCCGGGCAATACCGTTGACATCCATGTGGCAGCCAAAGGTGGTGGTTCGGAAGCCAAGTCCAAGTTTGCCATGCTCAACCCCTCCGATTCGGTTGTCGACTGGGTGCTGGATATGGTTCCCAAGATGGGTGCTGGCTGGTGCCCGCCAGGCATGCTGGGTATCGGTATCGGCGGCACGGCGGAAAAGGCCATGGAGTTGGCGAAGGAATCACTGCTCGAGCCGATCGACATCCAGGACCTGCAAGCTCGTGGAGCGAGCAACCGCGCGGAAGAGTTACGCCTGGAACTGTTCGAGAAGGTGAACGGGCTGGGCATTGGTGCCCAGGGCCTGGGTGGCCTTACCACCGTGCTGGATGTGAAGGTGAAGGATTACCCGACACACGCGGCCAACAAGCCCGTTGCGATCATTCCCAATTGCGCCGCCACACGTCACGCACACTTTGTCCTGAATGGCACGGGCCCCGCCTTGCAGACGCCGCCGAGCCTGGACGACTGGCCAGACATTACCTGGGAAGTGGGCGAGAGCGTACGGCGGGTGAACCTGGACACCGTGACCCAGGCGGAGATCCAGGAGTGGCAGCCTGGCGAGACCGTGCTGTTGTCAGGCAAGATGCTGACCGGTCGCGACGCTGCCCACAAGAAGATGGTCGACATGCTGAATAACGGCGAGAAGCTGCCCGTCGATCTCAAAGGTCGCTTCATCTACTACGTCGGGCCGGTAGACCCCATTCGCGACGAAGTCGTTGGGCCCGCCGGTCCGACCACGTCCACCCGTATGGACAAGTTTACCCATCAGATGCTGGAAGAGACGGGGCTGATGGGCATGATCGGTAAAGCCGAGCGTGGCCCAGTGGCGATCGAGGCCATCCGCAAGTTCGGCGCGGTCTACCTCATGGCGGTTGGCGGCTCGGCCTATCTGGTGTCCAAGGCAATCAAGTCTTCCCGGGTCGTGGCATTCGAGGAGATGGGCATGGAAGCGATCTACGAGTTCGAGGTGAAGGACATGCCGGTATCGGTCGCCGTCGACAGCCGTGGCGTGTCGGTGCATGAGACCGGACCCAAGCTCTGGAAGCAGAAGATAATCGAGGCCGCATCCGTCTAG